GAAAGTTGCCATCTTGGCCCATGGGAATTTGAAAGTTTCCGCTCTTTGACAAGATGCAAAAGTCAAATCGTATCCCACGTGAAAAGAACATGAAAACAAGGACACGCgaaaaccaaaacaaaacaaagagaGGGAAAAACTTATTGGACAGAGAAGGGGGGCCTGGACCATATTCGaccacaaaacaaactgcTCCTTTTCCCGTTATCTGATCTTGGTCGCTGTGCCCAAAAGCCACGATTACCATCCGTTTCTTTCCCTCTTtgtcttctctttttccctACCTACCCTTGTTCTTTCGTTCTCGTTCCGGTGGGGGGCGTCCATACACAACGCGCCGATATTCATCTTGTCACGACCAACTTGGCTTCATATCTCCGGCGACTGCCAGCAAACGCCGGCGCCAGGCGGATCCAACCACGTTTGGCTTCTTTGCAAGAGGGGGTAGGGTAGGGAGAAAATAATTctgcggaaaagaaaaacacatTTGAagtaaaaagacaaaaaaaaaaaaaaaaaaaaaaccgaaaGGTGGGGAAAATGGGAAAATAGAAATAGAAAATACAATGCAGGATTCAGGTTGATATTCGGAACAGTCCGACCCGCCCGTGCTTTCGACTACCAGTCGCCGGACGATTCATGTTGAATGCTTCCTTTGAAGTCTGTTTTTATATCCTAACTATGTATACAATATATACCACGTGCCTACTCATTTTTTGTCTTGGCTGGACAAAGCGCGGCTCCTGAAGGACTCCCAATCCACGTGTTTACATTCTCTGACCCAAGCACGGCCTggtatccttttttttattgtttctcttgttttttcttgttttcttaCCAGCCGCATGTATTTAGGTACCCATCGCCAATCGACCGATGGTTCGATAATGAACTTCGCAAAACCTCCTTTGACCGCTATAATAGTCGGCATACAAAAGAGTTGTCTAGTACTTCCCTGTCTACTGCATACATCTGCCACAGCCCAGCTACATGGCCTATACATAGGGATGAACGGCTGCATGGTACGTTCGAAGTAGGTGTTAATGTATATGTGAATGTATGTATGATCTTCCGTGACACCAGTTTCAGCCTTGTCATTTCCCAGAATCATGGGTGATGATTCTGTAGGACGCCGCCTGGTCGCTTGGAACTGCCGTTCTGTATTTCTCTGGACTCGTCGAAACGTCATTTCATTGCAGGCGCTTATCCGCCTGCTCATCCTACAAGGTGAGCGTTATTATGAGACACTTGCAAGTTCCGCACTTATCATTCTTATATCTAAACCCAGCaaaatccgccaaaacatgCATAgtcaaccaagccaacgagAACTTGACAGGTACTTTTGCACAGCAAAGAAATGCTTCGTTACTGGTATCATAAAACATGACCTCAGCTTATTCTTCTGATCCATGTGCACAATATTCCAGGAAGGCAGGTGCACCCGGCATATTCTTTTTCATTTTCTTTCGTGCGCTTCAGAACAAAAAACCCCATGCGCCTAAAAATGGTCTGTACACAGTAGCAATGATTTGGTACAACAATACCGCATATATGCAAGTAAACCCGCATCCCAAGCCACCGTCCACCCTGCACTGTCATCAAATGCTCACTCCGCCTTGCCGCCCTTATCGTCATCAACGTGGATATCCACAGCCTTCTCCGATATTGCATCGCTGTCGCCCAGCGCTGTGGGAGGAATCGTGTGgaattgctgctgctgattcTTCCAGGACAGCTCCTTGATGCCCGGCAGTGTCTTCGACGCCTCAATGTTCTCAAGCTCTGGTAAAGTATCGTCTTCCTGACCAAGGACCTCATCGTCAGGAAGCGCAGTCCGCGCCGCATTCGGAGTCTCGAATTCGAACGGCGAGTTCATGCCCGTATTGTTCCGGTCAGAGCTATATCCGCCGACTCCATTGGATGAGTTCATCTCTGCCTCATCGGTCGCAGGCGACCCCGGTCTCTCGCCGTCAATGTTCTTGAAGTCCCAGACCCCGGCACTCCAGGGTTGTGCGGGTCCCTCCATGCCGCCAAGACCCTCATCCTCAATGCTTCCGCGGATGAACGTCTCGTCCTCCAGAACCGCATTTTCGTACGATGGCAATGattcatcctcctcggcTGCCGACAAGAGGGGCGCACTAGACCCCGCCAAGCCAAGACTTCCGGGCAGGTGAGTTGCTTCTGCTCCTATCAAAGCGCTCGACGACCCACGTAGGGAGGAGCCTGTGCCGAGACGCTGACCTTCCCCCGAATCGGAGTTATCCTCATCGGAATTTTCCATGTTACTCTCGTAGACGTCAAAGATGCGAGCGAAACGCGgaccgcccagcgggatctCGGATCGGCGCCTATAAAAGAGCAAGTATGCTGACGAGGTCACCATACGTGCAAGGTGCGTCTGTTTTGAAACTGACGAGTCTGCGTTTGATGTCAGCTACCACTCTGCCAGTGATGCAATGCTGTcgacgaagacgaagacTGCTTCTTACCGTTGTACTCATACCACTCCCCATCAATAAAATTCTTTGCAAAGGCCGTGTAATGACCGCCACCCAACCCACCCCAATGATCGTCGATACCTATGAGGTCAAAAACCTCCTCTTTTCCGGTCTGCTGGTCGATGACACGCCTGCTTAGGTCAAGACCTTCGATGGGAAAGTCGACCAGTATGTCAAGCTTGTCTCGTCGCCAACCGCTCGAGCTGAAGCGCTTCAGATGCACGACCAGAATGTCGGGCGTCTTCCAAAGATCAAACTTCTTGCTGGCACGAACGTGTTCTTTGCACCTGGGGCAGTACCACGTGTCTTGCTCGGACAAAACCTCCTGCTTTTCAAACTCGTCCAAACAATCGTCGAGGCTGATTCCATTTTTCCTCCGCTGGGCACGTTGTTTCTTACGCTCCGCCAGTGCCGGGTCATGGACAGTTTCGATTGCGTTGAAGGTAGGCTCACCACGGCCATCGTTGGCCCTATTGCTGCCGTAGACCTGCTCCCATGCGTCTTCGTTCCAGTCGACAACTATGCCCTCTCCGAGCCGAATAAGGGGACCACTGGAAGATGCCGACGTGGCAGAATCGTCGACGAGAGTATCAAAGCTGTTGGACACCGCCGTGTTGGCGCTACCGATGGCTTGTTTCCGTGGCATCTTCTTGCCTTTCTTGCCATAAGTTCTCTGGCCTTTGCGATTTTGACGCCGGCCGCCGACCTTCTGAGGTTGGGACATGCGTTTCTTGGCAATCTGAGCAATCTATTCGTTAGCAAGGCGAAAACAACAGAGACCAATGTTCGCCATGCTTTCACCCAGAAAACACGCGGTACACAGGGCTTACCAATTGTGCCGTCGATTCCTCCTCTTCACTTGACTCATCCGCCATCCGGGTCAACTCCGCAGTGTCCATAGAAGGTTGCGTACGCGCTTTGGTAGAGTCCTCAGAGCTGCTATCGTTTCCAGCCGCACTAGGGCTGCGCATGTCTTCATCCACGGGCTGAGGAGGCATTCTGCTCGCCAGCGACGGGAGGGGGTTGTCACTAACGGCCTGCCAGCCGGATGGAATACCAGCGTCTGGGTCACTGAAATAGCTCAAATCGAACAGGTTCTGGAAATCAGGCGGCAGATACTCGTTCGGGTTTACCCATTTTGGCCTCCGGCTGTTGAATACCTTCAGAGGTCTTATTTCACTGTAGTGACAGTCAGCTCAAAAACCTCTTAGATTGTTTCAGTGTAATGATATAAAGCTCACCGTGATGGAGCGGATGCCTGTGTCGGTTGCCTCTTGCTGGCGGCCCCGGTAGCAGTGCTGATGTCAACCATGTCGTCCTCGCCCTCAACTGATTTGGCAATGACTTTAGAGTCGCCTGAGGAGTCGGCATCGGAGGCAGGGGCCGTGATCATTTCCATATCGGTGTTGTCCGCGGCGTCGGCATCATCTAACCCAGAGAACTGTGGCCACGTAGAGTAGGAAGCCACCTTCTCGAGGATCTTGCGCCTGATGGCATCTTCGTTACGAGCCTATCACCCGGTACAATGTTAGCAAGAGCGGTATCCCATCGTCGATTAGAACTGCATCGGCTTGGGGATATGTTGGCAGTTGCTCACCTCTTCACGCGTCACAATGATGAAATGGGGCGGCGTAATCGTGGCTCCTCCTCGCCTCCTGTTGGTTGCTGGGTTAAGCCTGTGAAGTACCGGTACGGCCAGCCTCTCAGCTGCCGGATGATCCCATTCAGACGTCGAgtcctcttcctcttcatCACTTCCGACGTGAAGCATGGACCTAATCTTTTGGTGCTTGGGTTTGGGCGGCCGGTACCCTGCATTTGTGGGGGCTGCTTCGAGCTCAAAAAACACAGGAATGTCGTTTGACGTGATTTTCTCGGACACACTGTCGCCGTCCTCATAGACTGTGAAGAATTTATCCTTGAATTCTTCAGCTCCGATGAGGCGCTCCGCTGACACACCGACACGAGCCGCAATGTAGTCGCGCAACGACCTTATGCTGCTGTTCTTGTCCAGTTCCACATGCAGCTCAACGGGAGCATCGTTTAGAGGGACATATTTGATCGACTTGTTCCAAAGATTCTGCATGGGAAGTGGTAACGTGAGGTTGTTGAAAGGGTCAAAAGTGATGCTGATCTTGTGGCAAATGGGGCACACCAACGTGGATTTGTACATGCCTGTGAAAAGGTCTGCTATGACCGAATCATCTCTTTTCTTGGTGATGTCCCACACCTTGTCTGCCATTTCTTTGATCGCTTGCGGGTTGTTGATCATGTCATCCGTGGAGTCGGGCTTCTCGATATATGGCTTCTTCTTCACACGACTCAAGTCTTCCTGCAGTCCATCCAACAGAAAACCCACGAATTCCTGAGAGTCCTGTTGTCCATAGCCTGAGAAAGCTGGCGCGTAACGACCTATGGTGTTCTTGAACTGCCTAGGTGATATTGACGGCGGGGCGTTAACCTGGTAGATATCCTTGAGCAGCTTGTAGTATACCATGGCAACATCTCCGTTGTGGGCAAGCGGGTTATCTGTGTTGATCTCCTTCTCAGCCTCGCCGACGAGAAAGTACTTGGTGAGCTCTTCTACGCTCCGCACACACTGAAGCGCTGAGTTCATGTAGCACGTGTTGCCTAGATTACCAAGTCCAACACAGCCCACTGTCCTACCAGACTTGGCCTTCGTACGGCCCCTCGTGGATGGCCCTGGGGTTGGACTGTTGCGTCCACTGGCGTTGGCGCTATTGGGCGCCACAGTGAGACTTGATGAGCTTCCCTTGGAAGAACCCGGCTTCTCCTTGGCGGCGACCGTGCCCTTGTAGTTGGAGACGTGGTAATGCGCCTCGACATTCTCGTCAAGAACCAACGTGTCATCCGCCTGCATAGACAAGTATGCAAGTGTCGATTTCCCATTGTAGTTGGGGTTGTTGGTCTGGTCCTTGATGTCCAGATCCTCTCGCTCTGTTCCCTTAGTGAGTGCGTTGAGACGAGAGGCTTCCACGAGGAGGTTGTCCCACGGGTCCCGCTCGTCCGTAGCGGCCTTTGGCGAGTCTGGCGGAGTCAAGGCCACACCTGGTGCCGGGGAAGCCGGTGGCTGTGAGGGGGCGGCGGCTGTATTAGTTTCAGATTGGCGGGTTACCCTCCATACCCTGACTTTCCTGTCCCTATCAACACCGGCAAGCTGCTTTATTTTACTTAAAAACTCTTGTTGCCTATACGAAGTGCTGCAAGCAACCTGAACGGGAGGCGTGCTCGTCGCCTTGAGCTTTTGGTCTATCGGAATCGGGCTGACAGGCGACCAAAGCCTATGAATAGTGAAGACCGGTGGGTGTATCTCAAACTGCATGTGTGGCATTGTGTTGTCGGGAGACGTATTGTGAGCATACCTCACGATTGGGAGCTGCCCTTCGGTCAGCCCGTACCAAGACATCAGAAGATCCCAAGCGTCCTGGGAAAAGAGCACGTAATGCTCCAGGCCCATTCCGGGCTTGAGGCGGACAAAGTCGTTGCCGTCGATATCCTTTATGATGCTGTGGATAATGTCAGAGTTGTCTACTGGGCCTTCTGGTGCTTCGCCATCATCTTCCTTGGTGTGCTTCTCCTCATCGCTGTAAGGTCGCGCCCAATTAAGAGGACCTCGCGAAACAAGATACGCCTTGTCGCCCTCTTGCAGAGGTTGATCATCGAAGGCTTTAAGAAGTGTTTCGAGTGTTTTGATCTGTTCGGCTAAGGGAGGGACGCCTGCGCGCATGCGACAAAAAAAGTGTTAGTTGGGCGGAGTCAAGAGCCCGGGGCTTCACGAGGGCCTGCGACGAACCGGTCTTCATAGTGAATGATTTCGGACTTCCAGGCTGGTCTGCGCTCTGGCGGCTTCTGCTCtcacccttgtcgccctCTTCTCCGGACTCCTCGAGTGGCGGCGGATTGATCATGTCTACGTCTTCCTTTGAGTCCGAATCCATGTCTTGGTCCATGCTCGAGGCCCTGCGCTTGAGGGGTGAAGAAGAGCGTTGCGGAGCGTCGATGGAGCCGCCCATAATCATGCGGTGCTGCGGGACACCGATCAACGGAGAGGGGCTCCTGGCGAGGCGAGACCCCGGTGGGTGGAGGGAGGACGACGGGTCCGGAAGGAACTCGTCGATGCGGTCGTTGTCTCCGGACAAGTCGGCTGAGGCAGCGCAAGGTGAactcgcggccgaggaggtgtAATCAGACGACTGATGCGAAGTGTAGAGACCCTGGTGAAGCAGACGCGGGGGAAGGCCCGAGGCCGCGGGCACGGAATCGGAGCGTACGTAGGTCGGAGTGGCCAGACCCGAGCCAACTGTGGATGTAGTAAAGGAAAACGAGGCAGGTTCGATATCTTCTTCGGTCGTGGGGAGGATGTTGTCCTGAAGAAGGGCAGTATTGCGTGGGTCCGAGACGTAGGCCCTACGGGCTTGTTCGTCGCTGTTCCGCGAGGGCCGAGAAACCTTCCGTTTCTTTGATGAAGACGTGGTGACGGCGAGCTGCCCTTGCAGCTCTGGAACTGTGTAAATTGCAGTTTGGGTTCTGGGGCGAGAAACGTTTGTGGAGGTTGCCTCGCGGGGAGCGGTCGAAAgggcaaggtaaggtacctaaaaATTGGCAGGCACCTAAGGTAGACGAGGCAGCAGAAAGCCAACGTCAGGTGGAAGCGTAGCGTAAGCGAGGTACAAGGCCAGGCCGCTCGTTTGCAGAGACGCCGCGGGAAGGAACGAAAGGAACCAGTTAAGGTTTCCGCGACAATCCCTTTGAAGCAGCTGGAGACGATCCGCCTTTGCAAAGATTGTGGAAATTCAAGATGTGGGCGACAGGGCGGAGTGCATCTGGCGGGTTGAAGTAGACCAATTAGTGTTGCACTCAGCGGGCGACAGGCAGGACGCGGCTACTTCTGCGGAGCCTCTGCGATTCGAGGCGTGCAGCGCTATAGGCCGGGCGTTGGTGGGCGGTGGGCGGTAGGCGGTGGGCGGCCGAGGGGCTAGTGCTAGATAGACACTTATCGGCATTCACCATCAACGCTTAAGCGCGAGCCCAATAAAGCCGTTTGCAATAAGAGAATGCACTTTGCTTACAGATAGATATCCTGGCATTCCAGTCATAAGAATCTGTCCCTTGCTTATGTTTATAAACCTGAGCTTGCAGGTTGGTACTCATAGCCGAGAAATGAAGAAACATCAATATGCAGAGTGAGGCCGTTTTGCGAAGGTTGGAGGGCAGTTAACTGCAAAATTGTCAAGTCAACTGGGCTTTATTGTCTCCACTTTTCTTTACTACCTACAGCAACCCATGTCAGGCAGGCTACATTTGCTCTCCTTGCCTTACTTACTCGCCCCTCCGACTTTGCAATTTGGACAAGGAACCTATGAGATGTCCTCACCGCAAGGGGCATGGCACCAAATACACGTACGTCAGAGTAGGAGAAATCAGAAAAAGGAGTGATACAAAGatgaaggaagaagaaatcaGCCTCATCAATTCCCCCGCACTGATAGCAGCATATCGTTGATGGTAGACGGCAAACAGCCAACTAAGGACTGCTAGACCTTGGCGTAGCCTAGGTATACTATTCCGCTCTTTAGATCTCTCTGTCTCTTATTTTCTTTCACATCAGTTTGCTCCATACCATATTATGTAGGTAATATTGCTGCTGCCAGATTGCGGGAATTAATAACTTCGATCTCATTCCAAGGTTTGGGGTGGAGCCGCCAGACTAGTCGAATTTTTCTTCTGATGCACCGGCGCGCACAAAATAACTCTAAGGGTGAAGTCCGGGTTGGAACAGGGAAGGCCCAAGCACACTCAGTATGCTCGCCAGCTGCTAGACTCGTGTCTGTATAGAGCACTACGATCCATACCGATACTAGAACACAGAATACTGGTACGCAGATATGCTTATTGTATCGTATCACTAGAATATATCTCTATGTGCACGCTCCAAAGCGCATCTTCAATAAACCCAATCCGCAAGAATGGACAGACCTGTGAGAAATGCCTTGAAGTCTGCTTACAACTTAGGCTCAAAGTCTTCATACTCGCTCAAGTCCTTCACTGGCCGCACCCCACCTGTGGCCTTCATATTCAGCTTGAAGTCGTAAACATCTTCGATGACGACCGCCGTTGTCCCGTTGTGCGAGAGCTGCACATCCTCGGCTGCTGTAGCTTTGTCGCCGCCCACCGCATTCCCATTGGTTCGGTGTTCTTTGGACAACTTCTCCCATGCTGCAGCTGCCGCATCGATCTTGGCTTCATCGGCCACCGCCAAGTCCTTGACCAAGTACTCCTTGAGCTCCTCAAGCTCCTTGTTATGGTCATGGTGCGCTGAGCTGAGTCGCGCCTGCAGGTCCGTCGCTGCCTTGGTCGCCTGCTCCGAGTTTAGGCTGAGAGTTTTGATCAACTCTGAGATCTCCCGTGTTGAGACGTCGCTCTTGGCCTGCGCCAGTAGGTGTATCACGACTTTGGCCCGAGCCTTGGACTTGGGGTCAATGTAGTGCGCGTAGAATTCGAGCATATCCTGCTTGGTCAGCAACTTGATATTGGCCGCATCCTTTTGCACTGTGAGCCGTGGCAATTTGCTGGTTAGCGCTGATCAAGACATATGGCGTCCGCATATCAATGTCTTTCCCGACTTACTTCGTTCAAAATCATATGTCCCGTTGTAAATCTGGTTCCAGTGCCTGGCCACTTCCTGATCCAAGTTCTTGACTTTTTCCAACCTGGAGTTGATAAGACTCCTCTTGTGGCTCTCGAATTCTTCGTCGCTCATCTCCTCCAATTTCTTCCCAAACTGGAGCAAGAAAACTTCGATGCGAGACTCAAGATACGAGGGCTTCTTCTCGCTCTGAATGACGAACCTGAAGCTGTATGTCGTTGGTGTCGACTTGATGCCAGAAAATACGACATATCCCAGTTGCTCCTTCGTCCGAAGCTGATCAAACGTGGGCTCCCGAGCCATCTGATCAAGCAACAGTGTCTGGGCGCGGAGGGGCTTGGTGGCCATATCGTCGATATCGCCAACGTACAACAGATAGTCTATGCAGTGGTTGACATTCTTGGGATCTTTGAGCGGCGTTTCGTAGGTGTAGTTGGACCCGGGTGGAAAGATCAGCTGCCGTGTGATAGGCCACTGTGACTTGGGCAGTATCCGTGGCCTGAGTGTCTTCTCGACCATGTCGGTAAGCTTCAAAACGTCCTCTTTGTACAGGTTGCCTAGGGCATAGCACTCCATATGCATTTGTGAGATCATTTCCTTATGGAAACTCCGGACAGTATCGATAGTTGCGATGGGCAGCTCAGTGGCAATGTCCTCAATCAGAAAGTCCACTTCAGACATCAACCAGCCGGAATAGTCAGTAATCTGGTGGTATGGCTGCTGGAAAGCCCAATTGCGGTAGGCACGGCCAGTCCGCTCCTTGACAATGTTGAACCTCTCCTCCTTAATTTCGAGGTCCCGAACCGTAAGCAGAACTCTCTCCATAAGGACTGGCAGTTTGTCGTTGTAACCGGCGATCTGTATCGCCAAGCCAGCGGCATCCAAGGAGACTGCATAGTTGAGGCCAGCAATTTCAGCGTCGTATGCATATTCTTCTAGGGCATCCTTGACGAGATCCGTGTAAAGTCTTGCCCTCACGTAGTTTTGAGCACTAGCGTGGATCAGTGGAGTCTTGCAACTCACCACCAAGGCTGCCTTGGGTATCCAAAACCTGTCGTCTTTCTTGTACCATGTTCGTGCCAGATCGTCGTTACGAATCAGGCGGGGCCCGATAGCTGGTTCCTTTACTTCCTTTTTCTCTACATCCAACTTGGTTGGGATGAACATGTTCTTGTGCGGGAGGTGTAGATGTCGTATCCTTTGCTGCGGCGACACTGAAGCGGCCTGCTTTAGCTCCTCCATGAAGTCTGACGGTATCCTCTCATACTTGTACTCGGTTCCGTACCACTTCTCCCTCTGGTCCCAGTCGCCAGGGTATTCCCGCGAAGACAAGGTAAGACGCAGGTTCTCCGGGCGGAGCATGTCAATGCCCTCCTTGATCAGTTCTGGGTCGAATTTCCGCAACTTCGGGTAGCTCAGAAGCCATTCGCGAGGCACTTCGCTCTGCATGACGGAGCTTGTCTTGCTTGCAAATTTACTGGCAGGAGTCTTTTGCTTAAATTTGAACTCCACCTCAGTCATC
The Pyricularia oryzae 70-15 chromosome 1, whole genome shotgun sequence DNA segment above includes these coding regions:
- a CDS encoding A-factor-processing enzyme translates to MQTARFLIPATYRVVSRVASRPLTTMRRDTEQQASWPVDRMAPLHPVERVTDHIERPSVDNRTYRVIRLQNKLEALIVHDPDTDKASAAMDVNVGAFSDEDDMPGMAHAVEHLLFMGTKKYPVENAYSQYLSANSGSSNAYTGSTSTNYYFEVAGKPSDDGEASAENPSPLYGAMDRFAQFFIEPLFLESTLDRELQAVDSENKKNLQSDVWRFHQLVKSLSNPKHPYCHFSTGNFEVLKTAPEARGINVRDKFIEFYNKHYSANLMKLVVLGREPLDVLESWVVELFSDIPNKNLPQNRWEDEDPFGPEQLGTQIFTKPVMDNRELNLFFPFMDQENHHETQPSRYISHLIGHEGPGSIMSYVKTMGWANGLSAGAYPICSGSPGIFDCQVRLTEEGLKHYKEIVKAFFQYVSLLRETPPQEWIFKEQQEMTEVEFKFKQKTPASKFASKTSSVMQSEVPREWLLSYPKLRKFDPELIKEGIDMLRPENLRLTLSSREYPGDWDQREKWYGTEYKYERIPSDFMEELKQAASVSPQQRIRHLHLPHKNMFIPTKLDVEKKEVKEPAIGPRLIRNDDLARTWYKKDDRFWIPKAALVVSCKTPLIHASAQNYVRARLYTDLVKDALEEYAYDAEIAGLNYAVSLDAAGLAIQIAGYNDKLPVLMERVLLTVRDLEIKEERFNIVKERTGRAYRNWAFQQPYHQITDYSGWLMSEVDFLIEDIATELPIATIDTVRSFHKEMISQMHMECYALGNLYKEDVLKLTDMVEKTLRPRILPKSQWPITRQLIFPPGSNYTYETPLKDPKNVNHCIDYLLYVGDIDDMATKPLRAQTLLLDQMAREPTFDQLRTKEQLGYVVFSGIKSTPTTYSFRFVIQSEKKPSYLESRIEVFLLQFGKKLEEMSDEEFESHKRSLINSRLEKVKNLDQEVARHWNQIYNGTYDFERMQKDAANIKLLTKQDMLEFYAHYIDPKSKARAKVVIHLLAQAKSDVSTREISELIKTLSLNSEQATKAATDLQARLSSAHHDHNKELEELKEYLVKDLAVADEAKIDAAAAAWEKLSKEHRTNGNAVGGDKATAAEDVQLSHNGTTAVVIEDVYDFKLNMKATGGVRPVKDLSEYEDFEPKL
- a CDS encoding ubiquitin specific peptidase 11; this translates as MIMGGSIDAPQRSSSPLKRRASSMDQDMDSDSKEDVDMINPPPLEESGEEGDKGESRSRQSADQPGSPKSFTMKTGVPPLAEQIKTLETLLKAFDDQPLQEGDKAYLVSRGPLNWARPYSDEEKHTKEDDGEAPEGPVDNSDIIHSIIKDIDGNDFVRLKPGMGLEHYVLFSQDAWDLLMSWYGLTEGQLPIVRYAHNTSPDNTMPHMQFEIHPPVFTIHRLWSPVSPIPIDQKLKATSTPPVQVACSTSYRQQEFLSKIKQLAGVDRDRKVRVWRVTRQSETNTAAAPSQPPASPAPGVALTPPDSPKAATDERDPWDNLLVEASRLNALTKGTEREDLDIKDQTNNPNYNGKSTLAYLSMQADDTLVLDENVEAHYHVSNYKGTVAAKEKPGSSKGSSSSLTVAPNSANASGRNSPTPGPSTRGRTKAKSGRTVGCVGLGNLGNTCYMNSALQCVRSVEELTKYFLVGEAEKEINTDNPLAHNGDVAMVYYKLLKDIYQVNAPPSISPRQFKNTIGRYAPAFSGYGQQDSQEFVGFLLDGLQEDLSRVKKKPYIEKPDSTDDMINNPQAIKEMADKVWDITKKRDDSVIADLFTGMYKSTLVCPICHKISITFDPFNNLTLPLPMQNLWNKSIKYVPLNDAPVELHVELDKNSSIRSLRDYIAARVGVSAERLIGAEEFKDKFFTVYEDGDSVSEKITSNDIPVFFELEAAPTNAGYRPPKPKHQKIRSMLHVGSDEEEEDSTSEWDHPAAERLAVPVLHRLNPATNRRRGGATITPPHFIIVTREEARNEDAIRRKILEKVASYSTWPQFSGLDDADAADNTDMEMITAPASDADSSGDSKVIAKSVEGEDDMVDISTATGAASKRQPTQASAPSREIRPLKVFNSRRPKWVNPNEYLPPDFQNLFDLSYFSDPDAGIPSGWQAVSDNPLPSLASRMPPQPVDEDMRSPSAAGNDSSSEDSTKARTQPSMDTAELTRMADESSEEEESTAQLIAKKRMSQPQKVGGRRQNRKGQRTYGKKGKKMPRKQAIGSANTAVSNSFDTLVDDSATSASSSGPLIRLGEGIVVDWNEDAWEQVYGSNRANDGRGEPTFNAIETVHDPALAERKKQRAQRRKNGISLDDCLDEFEKQEVLSEQDTWYCPRCKEHVRASKKFDLWKTPDILVVHLKRFSSSGWRRDKLDILVDFPIEGLDLSRRVIDQQTGKEEVFDLIGIDDHWGGLGGGHYTAFAKNFIDGEWYEYNDSSVSKQTHLARMVTSSAYLLFYRRRSEIPLGGPRFARIFDVYESNMENSDEDNSDSGEGQRLGTGSSLRGSSSALIGAEATHLPGSLGLAGSSAPLLSAAEEDESLPSYENAVLEDETFIRGSIEDEGLGGMEGPAQPWSAGVWDFKNIDGERPGSPATDEAEMNSSNGVGGYSSDRNNTGMNSPFEFETPNAARTALPDDEVLGQEDDTLPELENIEASKTLPGIKELSWKNQQQQFHTIPPTALGDSDAISEKAVDIHVDDDKGGKAE